The following nucleotide sequence is from uncultured Roseateles sp..
ATGGCGCCGACGATGACGATGGCCGAGATTGCATTGGTGACGGCCATCAGCGGCGTGTGCAGGGCCGGGGTGACGTTCCAGACCACGTGGTAGCCGACGTAGATGGCCAGCACGAAGATGATCAGGTTGGTGACGGTGGGTGAAACGATGTCCATGGTGTTCTCCTTGTTCTATGGGCTTCAGGCGCGCTTGACCGCACCGCCCTGCGTCATCAGGCAGGCGGCCACGATGTCGTCATCCATCGGCACGGAGAAGCCCCCGTCTTTGGGCAGCACCAGCTTCAGGAAGTCCAGCACATTGCGGGCGTACAGGGCGCTCGCATCGGCGGCCACCAGGCCGGCCAGATTGGTCTCGCCGATGAGGGTCACGCCATGCACCACCACCGTCTGGTCGGCCACGCTCAGCGGGCAATTGCCGCCCACGCCGTTGGCGCCCTTGCCGGCCGCGATATCGACGATCACCGAGCCCGGCTTCATCGCCTTGACCATCTCCTCGGTCACCAGCACCGGCGCGGCGCGGCCCGGAATCAGGGCGGTCGAGATCACGATGTCGGCCGCGGCCACGCGCTTGGCCACCTCGACCTTCTGGCGGTCCAGCCAGCTTTGCGGCATAGCCTTGGCATAGCCGCCGACGCCTTCGGCCGCTTCTTTCTCTTCTGCCGTCTCGTAGGGCACGTCGATGAACTTGGCGCCCAGCGACTCGACCTGCTCCTTGACCGAGGGCCGCACATCCGAGGCCTCGATCACCGCGCCCAGGCGCTTGGCCGTGGCAATCGCCTGCAGGCCGGCCACACCGACGCCCAGGATCACGACGCGGGCAGCCTTCACCGTGCCGGCGGCGGTCATCAGCATCGGGAAAAAGCGCTGGTACTTGTCGGCGGCCATCATCACGGCCTTGTAGCCGGCGATATTGGCCTGGCTGGACAGCACGTCCATGCTTTGCGCCCGGGTGGTGCGCGGTGCGGCCTCCAGCGCGAAGCTGGTCAGGCCGGCCGTGGCCAGGCGCTGCAGACCGTCGCGGTCGAAGGGGTTGAGCATGCCGACCAGATTGGCACCTGACTTCATCAGGGTCAGTTCTTGCTCCGACGGGCTGCGCACCTTGAGCACCAGGTCGGCGCCCAGCGCCTCGGCCTGGCTGGCAATCTCGGCACCGGCGGCGACATAGGCCTCGTCGGTGACGCTTGCGCCCAGGCCCGCGCCCGAGGCCACCTTGAGGGTGTGGCCCTGCGCCTTCAGTTTCTTGGCCGTCTCGGGGGTCACGGCCACGCGTGTCTCCCCGTGGGCGGTCTCTTTAGGGACTCCGATCAGCATGCAGCACTCCTCGGGCTTGTTGTTGCTTGACTGACCCGGAGCTTACACAAAGATCGGGCCGGCGCCCTCGGTGCCGTACCCAGGGCGTGCAGCTAAGCCTTGCCCTTGGCCCGGGCGTCCGCCTTGACCTTCTTCGGCGGCTTGACCTTGATCAGTCCCTGCTCCTGCAGCGACTGTTTCTTGGCCTTGCGCTCTGCGTCCAGCTTGTGGCCCTCGGCATGCCAGGCGGCGAATTCGTCCGGCGTCTCCAGGCTGATGGCACCCAGCACGCCATGGCGGAAGTCGTGGATCACGATCTCGGCCGCCTTCTGCAGATTGGCCCGGCCCTTGCCCAGCAGCGGCGCGCGCTTGCGTGCCACCGCCTCCAGCACCTGCTCGTCGCTCTGGCCCTCGACCACCTCCAGCTGGTAGCGAGCCTGCAGCGCCGAGCCGTAGTTGGGGATCAGGTAGTGCAGCAACTCCAGCGCCACTTCCTCCTCGTCAAAGGCATTGCGGCCGATGGCGCCGCTGGCCGCCAGGTTGTAGCCGCTCTTGGCAACGATGATCTTGGGCCACAGCACGCCCGGGGTGTCGTAGAGCACGAAGTCGGGCGCCAGGTTGATGCGCTGCTCGGCCTTGGTGACGCCGGCCTCGTCACCGGTCTTGGCCGCGCGCTTGCCGGTCAGCGTGTTGATCAAGGTCGACTTGCCGACGTTGGGGATGCCGCAGACCAGCACCCGCATCGGCTTGGTCAGCCCGCCGCGCAGCGGCGCCAGCTCCTGGCAGGCCTTGATCAAGGCCTTGGCCGGCGCGGTGACGCTGGCATCCAGGCTGATTGCCCGCGTGTTCGGCCTGGCGTTGTAATGGTCCAGCCACAGCGCTGTGCGCGCCACATCGGCCAGATCCTGCTTGTTCAGCACTTTCAGTGCCGGCTTGGCCCTGGTCAGCTCGGCCAGCAAGGGATTGGCACTGGACCCCGGCAGCCGCGCATCGAGCATTTCCAGCACCACGTCGATGTCCTTGATGCGCTCGGCAATGGCCTGACGCGTCAGGTGCATGTGGCCGGGGAACCATTGAATCGACATCGCTTGCTGCTTTCTTGTGGGGGTCGGTGCCGGCAGCGTCAGGCCGCCGTCGGGTGCACATTGTCCACGCATCGGGACAAACGCCCGACCCGCCTCCGGCAAAGGCTAGGCAAGCTCGGTCGAGACCTCCCCCTTCAGCCGGCCAATCAGCTCGCGCATCACCGCATCCTCCTCGGTGCGTAGCAGGCCGCTGCGCAGCAGCGAATCGCGCTCCAGTTCGCGCAAACGCCATTCCAGCTCGCGCATCACCAGATTCACCTCCAGGTGCAGGCGGGGGTCGGGCACGGCGGCCAGTTCGCGCAGCAGGGCGGCAGGTTCGGCTGCATCGAGCCCGGCACTGGAGAAGGCCATCTGGATGCGCAGCATGCGCTGCACACCGGATTGCAGCAGCTTGCCGAGTTCGTCGCCTGCCTGGCTTCGGCGTTCATCGATCCAGCCGCGCAGGCGGGTGAACCGGCCCAGCACCGCGGCCATGCGCTCCACGCGTGGCAGCGCCAGTTCCAGCGACTCGGTGGACGCCGCCGCCACCTCCATGCCGGGACTGGCGCGCGCCGAGGCCGCCACCCACTCGAGCAACTCGCTGTTGAACTCGCCGGGCACCAGTTTGGTGGCAATGCTGGCGCGCTCCAGCGGTGAAACGCCGGATTCGATCATCGCCATCAGCCACTCGGCCGCACCAAGGATCTGGCCATCAAGCGAGAGGCGGTCGCCGCCAACGCCGTAGGGATAGCCAAAGCCGTCCAGCCGCTCGTGGTGCATCAGCACCGCATTGGCGACGGCCACACCGGCGCCCTGCATCTTGCCGAGCACGCGGTGGCCCACCACCGGGTGCAGCACGATGTGCTTCCATTCTTCGGGGCCCAGCCGGACGCCGCGGCGCAGCAGGGCCGGGTCGATATAAAGCTCGCCGACGTCATGCACCAGGCCGGCCAGGGTCAGCATGCGGTGATGGTCGATCTCGCCCGGCCGCAGCTGCCGGGCCAGTGCCATCGCGATCATGGCCACCCCGACCGTGTGCTGGAGGCGATCGCCCTGATGCTCGCCATAAACGGTCAGCAGGGACTGCAGGGGCAGGCTCAGCGGCAACCTGGCCAGCGAATCGGGCACGGCCTGCTGCCCACGCTTGCCAGCGCAGAGCGCGGCCAGCAGGGCATGCTGATCAAGCAAGTCCTCGGCAATGGCGGCAAAGCGCGCCGGGGCAACGCCATCAACGACCTGTACGCAGTCTTCCAGCGGCTTGCTCAGCTTGTGCTGCAGCAGCCGGTCACGCACGTCGACATTGATGCGTGAGCCCTTGGCCAGCAGCTTCATGCCGTTGCCGGCGATGATGTCCTCGCTGGCCTCAACCTCGTAGTCGCGGCCCGCAGCCACCACATGATCGAGGTAGTACGGATTGACGCCGTTGTCTGTGTCGCTGGACCTGGTCAAGGTCTTGCCTCCCGATTGCTGAGGCCATGAAAGCCGCCGGCGCCGCATGGCACAAGCAGGCCGGCGCATTGAAAAAAAGATAGCGGCATCCTAGCGCCGTACCCACCCGGATTGTGCGAACTGCGCGCTCTGCCGCCTTGATTCGCATCAAGCCCGATGAAGCCCGGCCACGACCGCTCAGGCGGCAGGTGCCAAGTATTGCCGGCAATGCTGTCGCGAATGTGACGAGACCCGCCAAATGCAGAGGACATGGCGTCCGCTCCTGGGTTTAATTGACAGCATGCATCAACCCTCGGGCATGCCTGCCGATATACAGGCAGCACGAGCCCGCGGCATGTCCGCATCGCGATCCTCAGGATTCACCCAGCTTTCCAACGGAGACAGTCAATGAAGTTTTTTTCAGTACTCAAGGGTTTTGTGTGCGCAGCACTGACGAGCCTCACCCTGCTGGGCACCGCCCAGGCCGCCGATCAAGGCACGGCGGCCGAGGCCGAGGCCATGGTCAAGAAGGCCGTGGCCTATATCAAGGCCAACGGGCCGGAGAAGTCGTACGAAGAGTTCACCAATGGCAAGTCCTTCAAAGATCGTGACCTTTACATCATTGTTTACGACCTGAACGGCAAGAACCTGGCGCAGGGCGCCAACCCCAAACTGGTGGGCAAGGACTTGATCGGCCTGAAGGACCCGGATGGCAAGCCGCTGATCCAGATGTTCGTCGATCTGGCCAAGACCAAAGGCAAGGGCTGGGTCGAGGGCTACAAGTTCCTGAACCCGACCACGCAGAAGATTGAAGGCAAGGCCATGTACCTGGAGCGGGTCGGCGATACGCTGGTCGGCTGCGGCATCTACAAAGGCTGAACCTCCGCGCCGGCCGCGCTGCTCTGCAGCAGGCCGGCCTCAGCAGGCCCGCAGCTGTGTTGCGGGCCTTTCTTTTCCCGGGAATCGTCACCGTCATGAATCTGCGTAACCTGAAGATAGGCGCCCGCTTCGGGCTGGGCTTCGGCGTGATCCTGGCCTCCGCCAGCGCCATGCTGGTGGGAGCCATGGTCAGCAATGCAAGCAGCCGTGGTGCCCTGCTGCAGACACTGCAGGTGTCGGCCGCGCAGGAGGATCAGGCGGTGGCCATGCGCCACGCGTTGCTCAGCAGCGCGGTGGCGGTGCGGAACATGGGCCTGCAGACCAAGGTCGAGGCGGTGCAGAAGGATGAGGCCGAGGCGAAGAAGGAACGCAGCAACTACCTCGCCACGCGCACCAAGCTTGAAGCCACCGAACTCGATGCCGACGAGCGCGCCGTGTTCAAGCGTCTGGGCGAGATCGACACCTTGATGGAGAAGCACTTCAAGGAAGCCGTCGATCTGGCCGCCCAGTTCAACACCGAGCAGGCCGGCGCCGTGATCACCGGCAAGATCGATCCCTTGCTGAACCAGGCCAATGCCGAGCTGGCCACCTTCATCAAGATGCAGAAGCAGCACACGGCCAATGCCACGGAGCAGGCCAACGCCAGCAACCGCAACACCGAGCGCACCATCACGGTCGCGGGCATCCTGCTGCTGGCCCTGGCCGCCATCACCGCCTGGCGCCTGACCATCAGCATCACCCGGCCGCTGCAGACCGCGGTTGATGCGGCGGCCCGTGTCGCCAAGGGAGACCTGGCTTCGGACATCGAACTCAGCGGCAGTGATGAAGCCACGCTGCTGCTGAGCGCGCTGCGCGATATGCGTGACAGCCTGGCGCGCATGGTCAGCGAGGTCCGCATGGGTGCCAATGCCATCGATGGCGCCTCGACCGAAATTGCCCAAGGCAATTCAGACCTGTCGTCACGCACCGAATCGCAGGCCAGCGCGCTGGAGCAGACCGCCTCCAGCGTCGAACACCTGACCAGCACGGTCAAGCAGAACGCGCAGAACGCCGCCCATGCCCAGGAGCTGTCGCGGGGCGCTGCCCGTCAGGCCGAGCAGGGCCATGAGGTGGTCAGCAAGGTCATCGGCACGATGAGCGCCATCAACGACAACTCGCGCAAGATCGGCGACATCACCTCGGTCATCAACAGCATCGCCTTCCAGACCAATATCCTGGCACTGAATGCCGCGGTCGAGGCGGCGCGCGCCGGCGAACACGGCCGCGGCTTCGCGGTGGTGGCCTCGGAGGTGCGCACGCTGTCGCAGCGCACCACCCAGGCGGCCAAGGAAATCGAGACCTTGATACGCTCGGCCGTGACCAGCACCCAGACCGGCTCGGACATGGTGGACGAGGCAGGCCGCACGATGAGCGAGGTGCTGCTGTCGGTGCGCAAGGTGGCCGACATCATCAGCGAGATCAGCTCGGCCAGCCGCGAGCAGACCTCGGGCATCGAGGAGGTGAATCTGGCGATTGCCGACATCGACCGCACCACGCAGCAGAACGCGGCGCTGGTCGAGGAGGCTGCCGCAGCGGCCGAGTCGCTGCGCGGCCAGACCCACCGGCTGACCGCCCTGGTGAGTGCCTTCGAGGTCTGACGGCACGCGCGCCAGCCCACGGCTGGTCGGTAGCATGGCCACACCATGCGTCTTGACCCCTTCTCGCTGAAACTCTTCATCAGCGTCGTCGAACGCGGCTCGATCGCCGCCGCCGCGACGCTGGAAAACGAGGCCGACGTCGGCATCTGCACGGCCAGCACGCCGGCGCTGGGGCTGGAGGTGTTTCCGTACCACGAGGACGAGCTGGTGCTGCTCGTGCCGCGCGGCCATGCCCTGGCGCGCAAGCGCACGGTGGCCCTGATCGACACGCTGGACCATGAACCAGCTGTGCCTGTGCATGCGCTCCGACGAGGCGATGCCGGTGGCAGCCAGGCGGCTGGTCGATAGCTTGCGCAGCCGCTCGCCACTGCGTTCGCGATCGCGATCTGCGATGGCGGCCTCGCCGGACACCGGTTTACGGCGCCCGGGGCTGCGTGCATCATGCACCGCACTCCCACCGCCGAGCCGACCATGAACTCCCCCTCCCTGCTTCCCCCTGGCGCACTCCAAGGCGTGCGCGTGATCGAGATGGGCCAGCTGATCGCCGGGCCGTTTGCCGGCAAGACGCTGGGCGACTTCGGCGCCGATGTGGTCAAGATCGAGGCGCCCGGCGCCGGCGACCCGCTGCGCAACTGGCGGCTGCTGAAGAACGGCACCTCGGTCTGGTGGCAGGTGTCGTCGCGCAACAAGCGCTCGCTGGCCCTGGACCTGCGCACCACCGAAGGCCAGGACATCGCCCGCCAGCTGATTGCCGAGGCTGATGTGCTGATCGAGAACTTCCGCCCCGGCACTTTGGAAGCGTGGGGCATGGGCTGGG
It contains:
- a CDS encoding Re/Si-specific NAD(P)(+) transhydrogenase subunit alpha, with product MLIGVPKETAHGETRVAVTPETAKKLKAQGHTLKVASGAGLGASVTDEAYVAAGAEIASQAEALGADLVLKVRSPSEQELTLMKSGANLVGMLNPFDRDGLQRLATAGLTSFALEAAPRTTRAQSMDVLSSQANIAGYKAVMMAADKYQRFFPMLMTAAGTVKAARVVILGVGVAGLQAIATAKRLGAVIEASDVRPSVKEQVESLGAKFIDVPYETAEEKEAAEGVGGYAKAMPQSWLDRQKVEVAKRVAAADIVISTALIPGRAAPVLVTEEMVKAMKPGSVIVDIAAGKGANGVGGNCPLSVADQTVVVHGVTLIGETNLAGLVAADASALYARNVLDFLKLVLPKDGGFSVPMDDDIVAACLMTQGGAVKRA
- the ylqF gene encoding ribosome biogenesis GTPase YlqF; the encoded protein is MSIQWFPGHMHLTRQAIAERIKDIDVVLEMLDARLPGSSANPLLAELTRAKPALKVLNKQDLADVARTALWLDHYNARPNTRAISLDASVTAPAKALIKACQELAPLRGGLTKPMRVLVCGIPNVGKSTLINTLTGKRAAKTGDEAGVTKAEQRINLAPDFVLYDTPGVLWPKIIVAKSGYNLAASGAIGRNAFDEEEVALELLHYLIPNYGSALQARYQLEVVEGQSDEQVLEAVARKRAPLLGKGRANLQKAAEIVIHDFRHGVLGAISLETPDEFAAWHAEGHKLDAERKAKKQSLQEQGLIKVKPPKKVKADARAKGKA
- a CDS encoding HD domain-containing phosphohydrolase, which codes for MTRSSDTDNGVNPYYLDHVVAAGRDYEVEASEDIIAGNGMKLLAKGSRINVDVRDRLLQHKLSKPLEDCVQVVDGVAPARFAAIAEDLLDQHALLAALCAGKRGQQAVPDSLARLPLSLPLQSLLTVYGEHQGDRLQHTVGVAMIAMALARQLRPGEIDHHRMLTLAGLVHDVGELYIDPALLRRGVRLGPEEWKHIVLHPVVGHRVLGKMQGAGVAVANAVLMHHERLDGFGYPYGVGGDRLSLDGQILGAAEWLMAMIESGVSPLERASIATKLVPGEFNSELLEWVAASARASPGMEVAAASTESLELALPRVERMAAVLGRFTRLRGWIDERRSQAGDELGKLLQSGVQRMLRIQMAFSSAGLDAAEPAALLRELAAVPDPRLHLEVNLVMRELEWRLRELERDSLLRSGLLRTEEDAVMRELIGRLKGEVSTELA
- a CDS encoding cache domain-containing protein, with product MKFFSVLKGFVCAALTSLTLLGTAQAADQGTAAEAEAMVKKAVAYIKANGPEKSYEEFTNGKSFKDRDLYIIVYDLNGKNLAQGANPKLVGKDLIGLKDPDGKPLIQMFVDLAKTKGKGWVEGYKFLNPTTQKIEGKAMYLERVGDTLVGCGIYKG
- a CDS encoding methyl-accepting chemotaxis protein, with amino-acid sequence MNLRNLKIGARFGLGFGVILASASAMLVGAMVSNASSRGALLQTLQVSAAQEDQAVAMRHALLSSAVAVRNMGLQTKVEAVQKDEAEAKKERSNYLATRTKLEATELDADERAVFKRLGEIDTLMEKHFKEAVDLAAQFNTEQAGAVITGKIDPLLNQANAELATFIKMQKQHTANATEQANASNRNTERTITVAGILLLALAAITAWRLTISITRPLQTAVDAAARVAKGDLASDIELSGSDEATLLLSALRDMRDSLARMVSEVRMGANAIDGASTEIAQGNSDLSSRTESQASALEQTASSVEHLTSTVKQNAQNAAHAQELSRGAARQAEQGHEVVSKVIGTMSAINDNSRKIGDITSVINSIAFQTNILALNAAVEAARAGEHGRGFAVVASEVRTLSQRTTQAAKEIETLIRSAVTSTQTGSDMVDEAGRTMSEVLLSVRKVADIISEISSASREQTSGIEEVNLAIADIDRTTQQNAALVEEAAAAAESLRGQTHRLTALVSAFEV
- a CDS encoding LysR substrate-binding domain-containing protein, giving the protein MRLDPFSLKLFISVVERGSIAAAATLENEADVGICTASTPALGLEVFPYHEDELVLLVPRGHALARKRTVALIDTLDHEPAVPVHALRRGDAGGSQAAGR